The following proteins are encoded in a genomic region of Triticum dicoccoides isolate Atlit2015 ecotype Zavitan chromosome 1B, WEW_v2.0, whole genome shotgun sequence:
- the LOC119344204 gene encoding uncharacterized protein LOC119344204 codes for MGRSRVEGLIPFIYKAIKDHRRSSSRAAYRGAEAEDDVDLGDTDQRRRWLEQELRSPLNAAAAPASAQGHGRNRSLEELAGQVGLSPGRRLPLPKARSVRAFACIGAGAA; via the coding sequence ATGGGCAGGTCACGGGTGGAAGGCCTCATCCCCTTCATCTACAAGGCCATCAAGGACCACCGCCGGAGCAGCAGCCGGGCCGCCTACCGGGGCGCGGAGGCGGAGGACGACGTGGACCTCGGCGACACGGACCAGAGGCGGCGCTGGCTGGAGCAGGAGCTGCGGTCACCGctcaacgccgccgccgccccggcgtcGGCACAGGGGCACGGGCGGAACCGGTCGCTGGAGGAGCTGGCCGGCCAGGTGGGGCTCTCGCCGGGACGGCGGCTGCCGCTGCCCAAGGCCAGGAGCGTCCGCGCCTTCGCCTGCATCGGCGCCGGCGCCGCGTGA